A region of the Andreesenia angusta genome:
TGTAGTCTCCAAACTCTATCATGGTTATGCCTGTGTTGCTTATGCTGAAGTTTCCGTACTTTGAAAGGTCTATGCCTAGAAGCCCGAGTATCATGGCCTTTATGGCCGTTCCATGTGACACAAGAAGCACGTTTTCAGAGCTGTCGCACTGCTTTATCCTGTCTATAGCTTTAAGCATCCTGTCCTGAACCTCTGAAAGCACCTCGGAGCCCTCTACCTTGAACTCATGAGGTCTTTTTTTCCAGAGCATATACTCTTCTCCGTTTTGCTCTGCCACTTCCGAAAGCAGCCTACCTTCCCAATGACCAAAGCACATCTCTTTGAAGTCTTCGTCCACTTTCGGACTAACTCCTAGCTCTGCTCCCACTACTTCTGCTGTAAGCTTAGCCCTCTTGAGTGGGCTTGCATATATGCTTCCTATTCTCTCGCCTTTAAGTCTGGCTCCGGCTAGTCTTGCCTGCTCAACGCCTTTTTCTGTAAGCTCTGAGTCTTTGCTTCCCTGCACCTTCCCCGTCAAGTTCCAGTCTGATTCTCCATGTCTAAGCAAGTAAAGTCTTCTCATCTTATCTCTCCTCATTCTAAAAATTCGCTGTATCTATCTAATTTCTGAACTATATCCTCTACAGATATAAACCTAGCTTCCCTTAAAAATTCCTTCCCGTCTATATAGCCTATTATGGCTGGGACAGTGTAGACTGAAAGCAGGCCCCTGAGCTCTGGGAATGCCGAATACTCTACCTTGAAAAACTCCAACTTGTCGTACTTAGCCATAACTTTCTCTATCTTGGGATAGAGGTCCACACATACAGAACAGGACTCTGCCCCTATATATATGACTCTGTTTGATTCGCTTTTTAAAAACTCGTCGAGTTCAACTTTTGAAACTATCTCTCTCAAATTGATCCCCTCTCTTTCAGTACAATTATACCATAGTTTTTTATAGTTTTTTTGTCTTTTATTATATCAATTATGATAAGATTTGTTTTGATATTTTATCGTAAAAAAAAGAAGCCCTGAGGCTTCCTATCTCTCCCACCAATTGTA
Encoded here:
- a CDS encoding histidine phosphatase family protein, encoding MRRLYLLRHGESDWNLTGKVQGSKDSELTEKGVEQARLAGARLKGERIGSIYASPLKRAKLTAEVVGAELGVSPKVDEDFKEMCFGHWEGRLLSEVAEQNGEEYMLWKKRPHEFKVEGSEVLSEVQDRMLKAIDRIKQCDSSENVLLVSHGTAIKAMILGLLGIDLSKYGNFSISNTGITMIEFGDYNTVMRYFNDTAHLSR
- a CDS encoding thioredoxin family protein, whose protein sequence is MREIVSKVELDEFLKSESNRVIYIGAESCSVCVDLYPKIEKVMAKYDKLEFFKVEYSAFPELRGLLSVYTVPAIIGYIDGKEFLREARFISVEDIVQKLDRYSEFLE